One window of the Lactobacillus sp. PV034 genome contains the following:
- a CDS encoding DMT family transporter, producing the protein MKNKKRLWTFLAALACVFWGISGLFAKGLFNISSEITPIWVTQVRMIVSGILLLIFAQVTGKKPLKTVTNRKDAITVFSYGLLGLVPVQFCYFMVVQEANASIATILQFVGPFFVMFYMVFFEHQILRKIDLLAAIFAFVGVFFLATHGHFNELSLSPSILFWGFLSAIGVATNTLIPRRLLDHTSSIVVTGWGLLAAGIALFIAHPVWPKLPANMTIFWLMLGVIVIGTLIPFQWMMGALRYIQPSTATLLDAFEPVSATIGSVIIFGLVMAPIDWLGSVMIILAVLALSWQPNEAKQLKEEEKE; encoded by the coding sequence ATGAAGAATAAAAAAAGATTATGGACTTTTTTAGCTGCGCTTGCCTGTGTGTTTTGGGGAATATCTGGTCTTTTTGCAAAAGGACTTTTTAATATTAGTTCTGAAATTACACCAATCTGGGTTACGCAAGTAAGGATGATTGTAAGTGGAATTTTACTTTTAATCTTTGCCCAAGTTACAGGGAAAAAACCACTGAAGACGGTAACTAATAGAAAAGATGCAATTACTGTCTTTTCGTATGGTTTATTGGGTTTAGTACCAGTACAATTTTGTTACTTTATGGTAGTGCAAGAAGCTAATGCTTCAATTGCGACAATTTTGCAATTTGTTGGTCCATTTTTTGTTATGTTTTACATGGTTTTCTTTGAACATCAAATTTTACGTAAAATTGATCTGTTAGCAGCTATTTTTGCCTTTGTTGGGGTTTTCTTTTTAGCTACTCATGGTCACTTTAATGAATTGTCTTTATCGCCAAGTATTTTATTTTGGGGATTTTTATCAGCCATTGGAGTTGCTACTAATACACTTATTCCGCGAAGATTACTAGATCATACCTCAAGCATTGTCGTTACAGGTTGGGGGTTGTTAGCGGCTGGAATTGCACTTTTTATTGCTCATCCAGTTTGGCCAAAATTACCAGCAAATATGACTATCTTTTGGTTGATGTTGGGAGTAATTGTTATTGGAACTTTAATTCCATTCCAGTGGATGATGGGTGCCCTTCGTTATATTCAACCTTCTACTGCAACTTTATTAGATGCTTTTGAACCAGTATCAGCTACAATTGGATCAGTAATTATTTTTGGGTTAGTAATGGCACCAATTGATTGGCTAGGTTCAGTAATGATTATTTTGGCAGTTCTTGCCTTAAGCTGGCAACCTAATGAAGCCAAACAATTAAAAGAAGAAGAGAAAGAATAA
- a CDS encoding ABC transporter permease, with amino-acid sequence MQRFLHLIGFQVKEYVKNTYFVNLVLIQTSMMMLYEYLAHYVHHDYSGQEWLIAGVIGLWASCTTSGGALGFQRFQGTLPHLLNGALPPFEILLATLAPAAIYGLVAFPLSALEAFILGIPVNYLSWQLLLGIVVLWFTATVLSYVVSLIFVLSKHAMQYEELLLLPILLLSGFLTIPPVLLPYLEPFQLLSPLTLPIQIIYHQAVKPITIIFYFLIIILFILSALKMTNVIIQRAIKENRLEIF; translated from the coding sequence ATGCAAAGATTTCTTCATTTAATTGGTTTTCAAGTCAAAGAATATGTAAAAAATACATATTTTGTAAATTTAGTCTTAATTCAGACCAGCATGATGATGCTTTATGAATACTTAGCTCATTATGTTCATCATGATTATTCAGGACAAGAGTGGTTGATAGCTGGAGTAATTGGATTATGGGCTTCTTGTACTACCAGTGGCGGAGCACTAGGTTTTCAAAGATTCCAAGGAACCTTGCCTCATCTTTTAAATGGGGCATTACCACCATTTGAAATTTTACTAGCTACTCTAGCACCAGCTGCTATTTATGGTTTGGTTGCCTTCCCTTTGTCGGCTTTAGAGGCATTTATTTTAGGGATTCCAGTAAACTATTTAAGCTGGCAACTTTTACTAGGTATTGTAGTCTTGTGGTTTACAGCGACAGTTCTTAGTTATGTAGTCAGTTTGATTTTTGTTTTATCAAAGCATGCGATGCAATATGAAGAGTTATTGTTATTGCCAATCTTACTATTATCAGGATTTTTAACTATTCCGCCAGTTTTACTGCCTTATCTGGAACCGTTTCAGCTGCTAAGTCCTTTGACTTTGCCGATTCAGATTATTTATCATCAGGCAGTTAAACCGATAACGATAATTTTTTATTTTTTGATTATTATCTTGTTTATTTTAAGTGCATTGAAAATGACTAATGTAATAATTCAAAGAGCAATAAAAGAAAATAGGTTGGAGATCTTCTAA
- a CDS encoding ABC transporter permease, which yields MKNYRITFKSIGNFDSVPTVVVTYLILPIVSLIMLLLIAFSGNQDYTRILLGSLMDTGMATIIGVIVGSFVMDQNLGVSEEIISIKPKFGNYWLPKILIAFGVMVVEVIVLMLIGLSFLHQLNLLPKVLISLLFFGVIAIILGYISAIAGRGKENPYWLSNFLIGVIIILSGVIIPVTQYPLWLKVVADLFPMSNILNWIQSEYCFNQELLVIIWKLLAWYLVALIFNKIQTKKSR from the coding sequence ATGAAAAATTATCGTATAACTTTTAAATCAATCGGAAATTTTGATAGTGTTCCTACTGTAGTGGTAACTTATTTAATTTTACCTATCGTTTCGTTAATCATGTTATTGTTGATTGCGTTTAGTGGGAACCAAGATTATACTCGTATCTTGCTTGGAAGTTTAATGGATACGGGAATGGCAACTATCATTGGGGTAATTGTTGGTAGCTTTGTAATGGACCAAAATTTAGGAGTAAGTGAAGAAATAATTTCGATTAAACCTAAATTTGGGAATTATTGGCTTCCTAAAATATTGATTGCCTTTGGAGTAATGGTAGTTGAAGTTATTGTGTTAATGTTAATTGGCTTATCATTTTTACATCAGTTAAATTTACTGCCAAAGGTATTAATTTCTTTACTCTTTTTTGGAGTAATAGCAATTATTTTAGGGTATATTTCGGCAATTGCTGGGAGAGGAAAGGAAAATCCTTATTGGCTTTCTAACTTTTTAATTGGTGTCATTATAATTTTGTCAGGTGTAATTATTCCGGTAACGCAATATCCTTTGTGGTTAAAAGTAGTAGCTGACTTATTTCCAATGAGTAACATTTTAAATTGGATTCAATCAGAGTATTGTTTTAATCAAGAATTGTTAGTCATTATTTGGAAGTTATTAGCCTGGTATTTAGTAGCTTTGATTTTTAATAAAATTCAAACAAAGAAATCAAGATAA
- a CDS encoding CPBP family intramembrane glutamic endopeptidase encodes MKKYWKNYLIAEIVIGAIIISLGELLGNKQNSTKIILLVTIIVDLVALYVRNIPAKLAILLRWILIFTVPIVLQGAWKLAYQFLVKHFSNAEILISIIFFVIYLVLDIPFVVGVVSKVKWTIPRLIAVGWLMEIIFATPTIKGTDKIIHQTMSNGLLAAIAFVITGCYLAQAWGFKFNPDLKFIKSQNFSYLVLIALIVYGIWDIIWNDFGANGNTVASVFLSYGAAPMKFTYNSFASALEAGILEEMMRYLNIIILLYGLRNYKNRVNLTILISAGLFGLSHLSNLGWQDLGSTLDQIATTFAAGLYLGILYLYSGKLWLPMIEHFCLDFFVFVQEGGDLPSKWTNDPVTWTILLVSVVAPVIVYIWMMFGKRQQVLEENAKRIVAPMFEQTE; translated from the coding sequence ATGAAAAAGTATTGGAAAAATTACCTAATCGCTGAAATAGTTATTGGAGCAATTATTATTTCATTGGGAGAATTACTTGGTAATAAACAAAATTCAACAAAGATTATTTTATTAGTAACAATCATTGTCGACCTAGTAGCCCTCTATGTCCGAAATATTCCGGCAAAATTAGCAATCTTGTTACGATGGATTTTAATTTTTACTGTTCCAATTGTTTTACAAGGAGCATGGAAGTTAGCATATCAATTTTTGGTAAAACACTTCTCTAATGCTGAGATTTTAATTTCTATTATCTTTTTTGTAATTTATCTTGTGTTAGATATTCCCTTTGTAGTTGGTGTAGTAAGTAAAGTAAAATGGACAATTCCACGACTAATTGCAGTGGGTTGGTTAATGGAAATAATTTTTGCAACACCGACTATTAAAGGAACGGATAAAATAATTCATCAGACGATGTCAAATGGATTATTAGCTGCAATCGCATTTGTGATCACGGGATGCTATTTGGCACAAGCTTGGGGGTTCAAGTTTAATCCAGATTTAAAATTTATTAAGAGTCAAAATTTTTCGTATCTTGTATTAATTGCCCTAATAGTTTATGGAATTTGGGACATTATTTGGAATGACTTTGGTGCTAATGGGAATACAGTAGCCTCTGTATTCCTATCTTATGGTGCAGCTCCTATGAAGTTTACTTATAACAGTTTTGCATCTGCACTAGAAGCAGGAATTTTAGAAGAAATGATGCGCTATTTGAATATCATTATCTTGCTATATGGGTTACGAAATTATAAAAATCGTGTTAATCTAACTATTTTGATTAGTGCAGGCTTATTTGGCTTATCTCACTTAAGTAATCTGGGTTGGCAAGATCTTGGCTCTACGCTTGATCAAATTGCTACTACTTTTGCAGCAGGATTATATTTGGGGATTTTATACCTTTATAGTGGTAAGTTATGGTTACCAATGATTGAACATTTTTGTTTAGATTTTTTTGTTTTTGTGCAAGAAGGTGGAGATTTGCCTAGTAAATGGACAAATGACCCTGTTACTTGGACAATTTTGCTGGTTTCTGTAGTTGCACCAGTGATTGTTTACATTTGGATGATGTTTGGTAAGCGACAGCAAGTATTAGAAGAAAATGCGAAACGAATAGTTGCACCGATGTTTGAACAAACAGAATAA
- the asnA gene encoding aspartate--ammonia ligase — translation MSLILPKDYQPTLTIRDTEAAIVCIRDTFQAELASQLNVQRMSAPLFVDKATGLNDNLNGVERPVGFDMKAIPDAEIEIVHSLAKWKRLALKKYGFRVHEGLYTNMNAIRRDEDLDNFHSIYVDQWDWEKIIRKSERNISTLEVTVNQIFKAIKKTEKVVASRYPSSTYHLPGHVSFVTTQELEDRWPELSPEEREDRIAQEEKAVFLMKIGDKLKRSNQPHDGRAPDYDDWELNGDLIFWYEPLQRKLEISSMGIRVSEDSLRSQLKKADAEERLSLPFHQMLLNGELPYTIGGGIGQSRLCMLLLGKAHIGEVQASIWPKDMVEACEANNIQLL, via the coding sequence ATGAGTTTAATTTTACCAAAAGATTATCAACCTACTTTAACTATTCGTGATACTGAAGCAGCAATTGTCTGCATTAGAGATACTTTTCAAGCCGAATTAGCTTCACAGCTAAATGTACAAAGAATGTCAGCTCCTTTATTCGTTGATAAGGCTACTGGACTTAATGATAACTTAAATGGTGTAGAACGGCCTGTTGGCTTTGACATGAAAGCTATCCCTGATGCTGAAATTGAAATTGTTCATTCACTTGCTAAATGGAAACGCCTCGCTCTTAAAAAGTACGGTTTTAGAGTTCATGAGGGCCTTTATACTAATATGAATGCTATTCGTCGTGATGAAGACTTAGATAACTTCCATTCCATTTACGTAGATCAATGGGACTGGGAAAAAATCATTAGAAAAAGTGAAAGAAATATTAGTACTCTTGAAGTAACAGTTAACCAAATTTTTAAAGCAATCAAGAAGACTGAAAAAGTTGTTGCTAGTCGTTACCCTAGCTCAACTTATCACTTACCTGGACATGTATCTTTTGTAACTACACAAGAATTAGAGGATCGCTGGCCAGAATTAAGTCCTGAGGAACGTGAAGATCGAATTGCTCAAGAAGAAAAAGCTGTCTTTTTGATGAAAATTGGTGATAAATTAAAACGTAGCAATCAACCACATGATGGTCGTGCACCCGACTATGATGATTGGGAACTAAATGGTGACTTAATTTTCTGGTATGAGCCATTACAACGTAAACTAGAAATTTCATCTATGGGTATTCGCGTCAGTGAAGATAGTTTACGCAGCCAGTTAAAGAAAGCCGATGCAGAAGAAAGATTATCTCTTCCTTTCCACCAAATGCTCTTAAATGGTGAACTACCATATACAATTGGTGGAGGAATCGGTCAGTCTCGCTTATGTATGTTACTTTTAGGAAAAGCACATATTGGCGAAGTGCAGGCAAGTATTTGGCCAAAGGACATGGTAGAAGCTTGTGAAGCTAACAATATTCAATTACTTTAA
- a CDS encoding ABC transporter ATP-binding protein gives MTNILLEANHIKRDFKEKDKVFHAVKDISFDLHESEVISFIGPNGAGKTTLLKSISNYLVPTAGAIEVMGINLLKEPRKARRKMGVVFGGDRGFYNNATARENLRFFGRLLDVKEKELNQNVEEALETVELANVGDKKAGTFSKGMLQRLHIARGLVNNPKILMLDEPTAGLDVEAVYEIRALVKKLKEQGHGIILTSHDMADIENLADRIFLIGGGEIHFSGDIGALKEFAKVNQNESLEKTYLQVADQLKRRD, from the coding sequence ATGACAAATATATTATTAGAAGCTAATCATATTAAGCGTGACTTTAAGGAAAAAGATAAAGTTTTTCACGCAGTAAAAGATATCAGTTTTGATTTACATGAAAGTGAAGTTATTTCCTTTATTGGACCTAATGGAGCAGGAAAAACTACACTTTTAAAATCTATTTCTAATTATTTAGTTCCAACAGCAGGAGCTATCGAAGTTATGGGAATTAATCTTCTTAAAGAGCCACGCAAGGCAAGGAGAAAAATGGGTGTCGTTTTTGGTGGAGATCGTGGTTTTTATAATAATGCGACTGCCAGAGAAAATTTACGATTTTTTGGAAGATTACTAGACGTTAAAGAAAAAGAATTAAACCAAAATGTAGAAGAGGCGTTAGAAACTGTAGAATTGGCTAATGTTGGTGATAAAAAAGCCGGTACTTTTTCTAAAGGGATGCTCCAAAGATTACATATTGCTCGTGGTTTAGTTAATAATCCCAAAATATTAATGCTCGATGAGCCGACTGCAGGATTAGATGTTGAAGCAGTTTATGAGATTCGAGCACTTGTTAAAAAGTTAAAAGAACAAGGTCATGGAATTATATTAACTAGTCATGATATGGCAGATATTGAGAACTTAGCGGATAGGATTTTTCTGATTGGTGGAGGAGAAATTCATTTTAGCGGAGATATAGGCGCACTAAAGGAATTTGCAAAAGTAAACCAAAATGAAAGTCTGGAAAAAACTTATTTGCAAGTGGCAGATCAATTAAAAAGGAGAGATTAA